In a single window of the Littorina saxatilis isolate snail1 linkage group LG3, US_GU_Lsax_2.0, whole genome shotgun sequence genome:
- the LOC138962141 gene encoding soma ferritin-like yields MALSQCRQNFHSESEAGVNRQINMELYASYCYQSMSFYFDRDDVALPGFAKFFKHASDEEREHAEKLMTFQNKRGGRVVLQDIKKPDRDEWGTGLDAMQVALGLEKSVNQALLDLHAVADSHKDAQMTDFIEGNYLQEQVTAIKEIGDHITNLKRVGSGLGEYQFDKNLSS; encoded by the exons ATGGCTCTGAGTCAATGTCGCCAGAACTTTCACTCCGAGAGCGAGGCCGGTGTCAACCGCCAGATCAACATGGAGCTGTATGCTTCCTACTGCTACCAGTCCATG TCGTTCTACTTTGACCGTGATGACGTGGCACTGCCAGGGTTCGCCAAGTTCTTCAAACACGCCTCGGATGAGGAGCGCGAGCACGCCGAGAAGCTGATGACATTCCAGAACAAGCGTGGCGGCCGCGTCGTCCTTCAGGACATCAAG AAGCCCGACCGTGACGAGTGGGGAACTGGTCTGGACGCCATGCAGGTGGCCCTGGGACTGGAGAAGAGCGTCAACCAGGCGCTGCTGGACCTCCACGCTGTGGCCGACAGCCACAAGGATGCCCAG ATGACTGACTTCATCGAGGGCAACTACCTCCAGGAACAGGTCACGGCCATCAAGGAGATCGGTGACCACATCACCAACCTCAAGCGTGTGGGCAGCGGCCTGGGAGAGTACCAGTTCGACAAGAACCTCTCCTCCTAG
- the LOC138962138 gene encoding uncharacterized protein, with amino-acid sequence MSKFRKITKDTRPKTIMSWSRIRRDAKRAIQQFVRRVKAFLRYAREIFRKCNVCLIPYDAMSIWCSAKPKNETVRGSSFSPSAVSPREALQSQGHHISQPPRHSVNPTSTNPPTIGATVRPGLSVQETGEENEGERAIQEIAADDVLVSQGQLTQPATDNRSFAVSCPVEDVFFFFNEVTVNKMQNVKADASSMPTCAKYKTKLPSEKMSIRDEPQRTTRSIDKKAKTTFLHKSAGKRDQRFLSSFANSTSLTPRGKQTPIEKALKLSTHLRIRRSTTIYVYPMTAHHDIEDYEYDEVLDMFKERHRFMSFHNAHHHLRQNEWVGPLSEDGYYFDRQSTTIKCFYCKSPPTHHRSFCNRGRCNEPMFQSRGPRNIRQNDCIRIMGAIPREGELPEGSQGGGSPYRNMDGRVTSLRIHCPSEDANALASAGFYATRRDNVVCFSCGLIKTVQELRVPPRLDVDAHEHVMQVHRTQSPRCRFLFEVLAVTLRQDAMMPPAQSAPEALLPLDQVNCRQLLPSWLSGAS; translated from the exons ATGAGCAAATTCCGTAAAATAACAAAGGACACAAGACCGAAAACA ATCATGAGCTGGTCGCGCATTCGTCGAGATGCCAAAAGGGCCATCCAGCAATTCGTACGACGGGTTAAAGCCTTCCTCCGCTACGCCAGAGAAATATTCCGTAAATGCAATGTCTGTTTGATCCCATATGATGCTATGTCTATTTGGTGCTCTGCAAAGCCAAAAAATGAAACTGTCCGCGGGTCATCTTTTTCACCATCCGCTGTATCCCCCAGAGAAGCGCTGCAATCTCAAGGCCATCACATTTCGCAGCCACCAAGACATTCTGTAAATCCGACATCAACTAATCCACCAACCATTGGCGCAACAGTGAGACCGGGTTTGTCTGTGCAAGAGACGGGAGAAGAGAATGAAGGAGAGCGAGCGATTCAAGAAATCGCCGCAGATGATGTACTAGTTAGCCAAGGTCAACTGACACAGCCCGCTACCGACAACCGTTCATTTGCAGTTTCATGCCCAGTTGAagatgtcttctttttttttaatgaggtGACGGTGAACAAAATGCAAAATGTCAAAGCAGATGCCAGTAGCATGCCAACTTGTGCAAAATATAAGACAAAGCTACCATCTGAGAAAATGTCAATTCGCGATGAGCCACAAAGAACAACGAGAAGCATTGACAAAAAAGCCAAAACTACCTTTCTCCATAAGTCAGCAGGGAAACGAGATCAACGGTTTTTGTCTAGCTTTGCCAATTCCACAAGTTTGACTCCGAGaggaaaacaaaccccgattGAAAAGGCACTGAAGTTGTCCACACACCTCCGTATTCGAAGGAGCACCACAATCTATGTCTACCCGATGACTGCCCATCATGACATCGAAGATTATGAATACGACGAGGTTTTAGATATGTTCAAGGAAAGACACCGATTTATGTCATTCCACAATGCTCATCATCATCTCCGACAAAACGAATGGGTTGGGCCGTTGTCGGAAGATGGGTACTACTTCGACAGGCAATCGACAACAATCAAGTGCTTTTACTGTAAATCTCCACCCACGCATCATCGTTCCTTCTGTAATCGTGGAAGATGCAACGAGCCCATGTTTCAGTCCCGGGGCCCTCGAAACATTCGCCAGAATGACTGCATCCGAATTATGGGAGCTATTCCACGAGAGGGTGAACTGCCTGAGGGGTCACAGGGTGGCGGAAGTCCATATCGAAACATGGATGGAAGAGTGACTTCGCTGAGGATTCATTGCCCTTCTGAAGATGCCAACGCTCTGGCGTCCGCGGGTTTTTATGCTA CACGGAGAGACAACGTGGTCTGCTTTAGCTGTGGCCTGATCAAGACTGTCCAGGAGCTTAGGGTGCCCCCTCGGTTGGACGTGGATGCCCACGAGCATGTCATGCAGGTACACAGGACACAAAGCCCACGCTGCCGTTTTCTTTTTGAAGTTCTCGCTGTAACCCTACGTCAGGACGCCATGATGCCACCTGCTCAGTCTGCTCCCGAGGCTCTCCTTCCTCTTGATCAG GTAAATTGTCGGC AACTTCTGCCGAGCTGGTTGTCGGGCGCAAGTTGA